ggcgcTCTGTCTGTGGCTCTGGCGCTCTGTCGGTCTGGCGCTCTGTCTGTGGCTCTGGCGCTCTGTCGGTCTggcgctctgtctgtctggcgctctgtctgtctggcgcTCTGTCGGTCGGTCGCTCTGTCggtcgctctgtctgtctggcgcTCTGTCGGTCACTCTGCCTGTCTGGCGCTCTGTCGGTCGCTCTGCCTGTCTGGCGCTCTGTCGGTCGCTCTGCCTGTCGGTCGCTCTGTCGGTCGCTCGGTCGGTCGCTCTGTCGGTTGggcgctctgtctgtctggcgctctgtctgtctggcgctctgtctgtctgtcggttgCTCTGTCGGTCGCTCTGTCTGTCGGTCGCTCTGTCTGTCGGTCGCTCTGTCTGTCggtcgctctgtctgtctgtcggtcgctctgtctgtctgtcggtcgcTCTGTCTGTCGGTCGCTCTGTCggtcgctctgtctgtctggcgcTCTGTCggtcgctctgtctgtctggcgcTCTGTCggtcgctctgtctgtctggcgcTCTGTCggtcgctctgtctgtctggcgcTCTGTCggtcgctctgtctgtctggcgcTCTGTCggtcgctctgtctgtctggcgcTCTGTCggtcgctctgtctgtctggcgcTCTGTCggtcgctctgtctgtctggcgcTCTGTCggtcgctctgtctgtctggcgcTCTGTCggtcgctctgtctgtctggcgctctgtctgtctggcgctctgtctgtctggcgctctgtctgtctggcgcTCTGTCGGTCGCTCTGTCTGTCAGGGGCTCTGTCTGTCggtcgctctgtctgtctggcgcTATTCACTTGGACATACATAAATATTGATGACGGCATTAGGAGGAAATCTgatgtttaaaaattttttttaatcttataattatatacatgCGCGTAATTTAAGATTTCTATACGTTTTTGTCACGTGTAAACCAGTATGATATTTTCCTGCAATTGTATCCTAATAGCTGGAGACTCCTCTCAGGATGAGGCGGAGGAAGATACCAAGCAGATCACCGTAAGAGCTTCAGctaaattaaatgaatttagTGCACGTCTGCGAACTGTACCTTTCTGATTGAGCTTTCCAGTGACGGTTTGTATCGTAGGTATCTCAGAAACCGTGCCTTTTCTTTGGTTAAGGTGAGGTTTTCCAGGCCGGAGTCTGAGCAGGCCCGTCAGCGGCGCATCCAGTCCTACGAGTTCCTGCAGAAAAAACAGGCTGAAGAACCGTGGGTTCATTTACACTACCACGGTTTAAAGGTAGGTGTGACCCAAATAAGTCGGCCTGTTTCAAAGCGCGAGAGCCTAATCGGCTGTCATCATTGTTTATTGTAGATTATACCCTGGTTACAGAAAATACTAGTTTCTAATTGGTAAGCGTGTCTGTAGCTTTTCTTCAGTTTTAACGCTTTTGATGTAGGTTCTGAAGGTGTTGTAATCATGACTCTTCGACAAAACAATGGTATAGGCTAGGCCTGTATTTAAACTCAAATAAGGAAAGTGAATGAATTCTTCATGCACTATTACGCAAGGACATGTACTGCAGAGACATAACCATACGTCATACAGTGGCATGCTATCAATATGCAGGGTGAAGGTTCTGTTTGATTTAAGTTAAATCTATACGACGTAGCTAATGGATACGTGACGTAACGCTCACCAAAACATGAAATCGGTTTACTGGATTAGATTAAGCTGTTCAGATTGCTGCTAGCTGGATAGCTTTTGTTAGACTGCTGCTTTCTCTGATCTTGGTCATTCTACTTGTAGGATGGGCGCTCGGAGCACGAACGTCAGTATCTTTACTGCCAGGCCATGGATACCACCGAGAACACGGAGTTAGTGAAAACGCCAAGGTAAGTGTTCGAAGAACTCGCGATAGggcaaaaaaaacccttgatTTATCATAATAAACAGACAGCAGTCCTGGACTCATGGATGTGTTGgaagttttttaaattttttttttaaatacttttttttttttatatataaagtataagtTGCTGTGGTTTGTCACCTACATTTTGTTGCACTGGAAACCCATTCAtccttccattttccataccgcttatcctacgcagCCTATCACAGGgtactcggggcacaaggcaggggacaccctggacccaacccatcgcaggtcacaatcacacacgcattcacacaatttggaaatgccaatcagcctacaacgcatgtctttggaccgagggaggaaaccggagttcctggaggaaacctcccccagagaacatgcaagctccatgcacacagggcagacaCGGGATTCGAATGTCCAACCCCGGAGGCGCGAGGcgagcgtgctaaccactaagcctccaAGCCCGGGAAGCCCTTTTAGAAATAAACCCCAGGATCTAAAGAAATTACTCTCAATTTTTAATCTAGACATGACCAAATAGTGTTTACCAGAGGCAGACTGGGCCATTCAAGACTAACCTATGCATCTTTACTGACTGGTGAAGACCATCAAGCACATTTTACTGAACTGTAAATCCTTTGGAATTAAGAGCCAGCATTTTCATTCAGAGacctgtttaatatttttttttttttttttcttttctttttttaaaagtaccATCTGAACAGATTTGACAGTTTTTATCTTGTATAAATTTTAAGTGTCTTATTTAATATCATAAATACTTATGGATGTGCCTTTTCTTTGCCGTGTGAACAGTCTGGTTGCTGACATGGtgttaaaactacatatataaatatctgGAAGCCCtttcgattaaaaaaaaagagagatgccTGATTGGACGGGCCGTTTAAATGGCTGCTACAGGCTGTCTAAAAGCCTTACTTTATATACCACAGTGTCACCGTTGTAGTTTGATTTAAATATGTAGCGGAAACACTCGTGAGCTTATCGGCACGTGTGATGAAAGCATAAAATGCAGGAAAttaaccccctccccccccaaaaaaaaaaaaaaaaaagaatttaaataatGATAGCAACTCGCCCTTGTCATAATTTCTAGCCGTCCGGACGCAAGAGTTTTATCATAGAGGGGACATCTTGTTGCGGATGCCAACCTGACCTCGAATATTAAGGGAATATTTTTGGAAAGCGTTTCTATATTTTCATATCAATTATAAAATTGTTGGCAGCGAGAATGGATGTTTTTGATTCCTGTTTATTTTCCGGGAAACACCCTAAGTAGAATTAATTTTTATGATTAAAGGCATCCTGTAAAGTTGTCATCATACAGTATAAAGGCAAGCATCATGTATAGTTGGTTGGATTGCGAAGCTAATCAGGCTTTTCTTTTACCAGTGAGTATCTGACCATGCTTATGCCTCCACTGACGGAAGAAAAAGTGTAAGTAAAAATCCCTCCGTCCCTAaatttccttcaggttctctcagtaattttttaaaaagcttataAAAATGTTGCGTCTTTTAGGGTTAAGCCAATGGGACCTAGTAACGTGCTTTCTATGGCCCAACTACGTACATTGCCACTTGGAGATCAGGTGAAGACCTTGATGAAGAACGGTACGTTTATTAGTACATGTTCTATTTCAACCCGTCAAGACCTTTCGTATTGCAAGATTTGATAATTATTTGGGTATCTGCTTCAGTCAAGGTCATGCCGTTTGCCAATCTGATGGGGCTGCTTGCTTCGGGCACAGACTCCACTGCAGTAATGCGCTGCATACAGCAGGTGGCGATGCTCGTCCAGGGAAACTGGGTTGTCAAGAGGTGCGTGTTGTTTTTGTCCTAAACACAATAAATCGCTCGGTATAATAAAGTAATTgatgttaaaataaatctatGCGCCTTTATTTGCCGACTATTTGTTTAATAAGGCGTTAATCATTCTTGTGAATGATTGTTTTTCAGCGACGTCCTGTATCCCAAGTCCACCTGCAGTCCGCACAGCGGCGTGCCTGCAGAGGTGCTCTGTAGGGGCCGCGACTTTGTGGTGAGTTCGCGCGAAACACCAAATCGCTACGCTACACCGTGAAACTGATTTGACTCGCTTTTATCCGATTACATACGGTGCAATCGCataaataaaagtctgtttgcactgatttttatttatttattttttttgtagatgtgGAGATTCACAAACGAGCGATCGCTCATGAGAAAAGAAGTCGCTGCTCTCACAAAGGTAGGTCGGATGATGTTCGGCATGGAGCTCGGCTCAATGTTGTTAGGGCTCGTTTATATGTAGTCCATATTTTATGTCGGGATATAAAACGTATTTGAGAAATAAAGGAGGCTGAGTGGGTGGTAGGCATGCCTGATGATGTTTTCCCGGCTcaaaatttattataaaaaaaaacaaaatcacattttcgttacattatatatatatattcatttattagtagacgcttttatccaaagcgacttacagatgaggaaatacaagcaaagtggagaacaatacaagtagtgctaccatacatgATCTTTTAAtcgagttctagagaagcaaagtgtgcagagtagatgtgtaagtgccagagcaagggttatttatttatttatttaagtataaTGTGGGGGTTGTTTGGCGTTTTGCCGGGGggcaaaaatgaaaaactttaTAATAACCTAGTTgcgtaagtgtgcacacccctaaactaatactttgttgaagcactcCGTCTTGACTGGAtttttgtagctattcatgattccctccaccttaaTAAAACCCGgtgttctggctgaagaaaagcaggcctaaagcatgatgctgccaccgccatgcttcaccgtgggtgTTGTGTTCTTTTGATGATGTGCTTTTATTGccccaaacataccttttgaaattattgaattaattatacctttttttttgtggaccatggcttcgGTGTAGGATGAAACCTAGTAGattctacagaaacagctggtctttatgtgggggttaatcagaattatttcactgatgacagctgtatgataaatACTTTTGAATATGAGTTTGAACGGGCCTCATGGTTTTTATGGTGCTTTCAGCTGCCTCCTGAGGACGTCAAGGACTTTTTGGAACAGATGGCTGTTCCCAGAGCAAACAGAGGCTGGGAGTTCCTGCTGCCTACAGACCACGATTTTGTCAAGAAGCATCCTGATGTGGCTCAGAGACAGCACATGCTGTGGCTGGGCATCCAGAACAAGTAAAATGAATTGCGAAACTATTGCTTGTTGACGAGTTAGTGGGTTTACGGTGCGTACAGAACGAGCGATGCTTCTTATTTGGTGTAATGAGTGTATTCACGTTTGTGATTTTGCAGGTTAGAAAAAGTTTTCAACTTCTCAAAGGAGGACTTCCTGCACAAGAAGGATGCGCAAATGGGTATTTATCTGAACTCTGTAAACGGTCTCCGTTTTGTCTTTCAGTGCTGCGTTCTTGCAGACCTTTGTCTTTGCTAGATCTGTCTTACGAACgagtccatatatatatatatttgtgtgtgtgtgtgtgtgtgtttcagactcGGTTCATGTTAGCGGTGAGCAGCGTCTCAAGGCAGCTCGCGAGAATGCACGGGAGCGTCATACCTCTCTGCAGAAAGAATTGGACGCCCGAAGACTGAAGGCCGCCTCCATGTCTTCTGGCTCCGGTGGGACTAATACAACAGTGCAGATTAAAGAAGAACCCATGAGCGACTCTGAAGAGCCTATGGACACGTCCAGTTCAGTTCCAAACGGTTCAGTCAACGGTTATCCCTCATCAGACTCCCCTAACACGGACCTCCACAGTGAGTACGGGGCAGCGCAGTCCCCTACCCCAGAGCTCCAAGACTTTGTACGGAGCACTTTCCGGAAACACTTTGTGCTGTGCCTCAGCGAGGTCAAACGCCTGTTCAACCTGCACCTGGCCAGCCTTCCTACAGGACACAGCCGGTTCGGCCACGTCACAGACCGCATGCTCCAGGACACGATCCTCCACAGCCACTGCAAACAGATCCTAGTGCCTGTGAGTACATTTCAAGACCTGATGCTCCTTTCAAAACGTCACTGTGCCTTGCAAAGGCAGCGTCAATCAGTACCAGGACTGCACGGTTATTGCCATAGTGATAAttccgattattttgatcaatattgagatcacgattattaattgattttagggacagcATATTTTTATGAGGgtgagcagagagggttaagggccttgctcaagggcccaacagtggcagcttggcagtgctgaggcttgaacccctgaccttctgatcagtaacccagagccttaacctgccaagccaccactgcccctttGATCAGTgcggaattatttaataaagaagtctgaattaaacccacctcgTAGCGTTAACATTGTTATTAATTTCCTCCGCCCGACGCCGCTGTGACTACACGAGCATGTCACAGTCGCGGGTTCGGGTCATTTTGCTGGATTAATAAAAGGTGACGGTTTGAGAGGCGGTTTGTTGAGAGAAACAGATGATTACAATGTTACTTtgttcatcataatggcttctttgcagtatttacacacttgttcggttgttcggtgtagatgcattttggacttcctgtagttttttttattccgattgtgtTGTACatctccgaacaggtcactcgcaccggtgctcctaaatatttattcacagtcgcacaacgtacttttcagtcgcaaatgcgagtAAAATGGTCTCACTGTAGAGCCCCGAGTTTacctgcaaagttttttcctgttcggcgtgatgacgtttaatgtccccgacgaCCTCTGTAGTtccatttagcatcatgttaacgtcatgatttcccctcgcgcaaagCGCTGGAACACGAAGCGGAGCTGGCAGatcgagcgctaaaatgctctcgtttctgggttttggcactacaaaatccctgcgccgctctatggtgattggctgtaagtttaggaagcgcttgttttgatctgcagcggaggacgaactttaaacgtcagtaTCGCAgccgatcatgttcatttaatcgcgGGCAGTCAGAATCATAATcccgatcgatattcgattaattgtgcagccctaatcaGTAGGTTTACATGGgaaacaataatccaatattaacccgattaagacaatattctgatttaagaaactaccatgtaaacagcagtttttgattacttcgagtatgactttagtcggattatgGTAAACataaatggaattaagacgtgtggggtattcctgttttagtcgcattatcgacgtgtattacagacgtgtacacgcctcaatcacactattaacgtcgtgtgggagttttcaccgcattttgcgacaggacacgatcacacacggcagcgctcaaccacttgacggcaaacaagagagcacggctgcgtcccaaacagcgtacttacctactatatagtagaagaaat
This is a stretch of genomic DNA from Ictalurus punctatus breed USDA103 chromosome 13, Coco_2.0, whole genome shotgun sequence. It encodes these proteins:
- the polr3e gene encoding DNA-directed RNA polymerase III subunit RPC5 produces the protein MASGEEDDPIIQEIDVYLAKSLSDKLYLFQYPVRPANMNYDDMTHLTAKIKPKQQKVEIEVAIDTMSPNYCRSKGEQIALNVDGTSLEDSSTYSIKMMDKQTFSSIQATTNTSRYAAAVFRKGELHLTPLQGILQMRPSFSYLDKADSKHKEREAANEAGDSSQDEAEEDTKQITVRFSRPESEQARQRRIQSYEFLQKKQAEEPWVHLHYHGLKDGRSEHERQYLYCQAMDTTENTELVKTPSEYLTMLMPPLTEEKVVKPMGPSNVLSMAQLRTLPLGDQVKTLMKNVKVMPFANLMGLLASGTDSTAVMRCIQQVAMLVQGNWVVKSDVLYPKSTCSPHSGVPAEVLCRGRDFVMWRFTNERSLMRKEVAALTKLPPEDVKDFLEQMAVPRANRGWEFLLPTDHDFVKKHPDVAQRQHMLWLGIQNKLEKVFNFSKEDFLHKKDAQMDSVHVSGEQRLKAARENARERHTSLQKELDARRLKAASMSSGSGGTNTTVQIKEEPMSDSEEPMDTSSSVPNGSVNGYPSSDSPNTDLHSEYGAAQSPTPELQDFVRSTFRKHFVLCLSEVKRLFNLHLASLPTGHSRFGHVTDRMLQDTILHSHCKQILVPFPPQSSASADEQKVFGLWENGETFDKHRQVLFEIFMKNYRVRRNIIQTRLTQELGDAVTKADVDRLLKECCISLGGMWYLKGTVQS